A single Stutzerimonas stutzeri DNA region contains:
- the rluC gene encoding 23S rRNA pseudouridine(955/2504/2580) synthase RluC: MTNTPSQTSGVQMLEVSPELAGQRIDNFLRNQLKGVPKTLIYRILRKGEVRVNKGRIKPEYKLQAGDVVRVPPLRLPERDEVAPVAQGLLERLEAAIVHEDKALIVLNKPAGIAVHGGSGLSFGVIEALRQLRPDAKELELVHRLDRDTSGLLMIAKKRSMLRHLHQALRGDGVDKRYMALVRGRWETSRKQVSAPLLKNTLRSGERMVEVTEEGKEALTLFRVLRRFGDFATLVEARPITGRTHQIRVHALHAGHGIAGDSKYGDEEFSRVIRDLGGKRLFLHAYALTVPLPDGGELRLEAPVDELWARTLERLGE; this comes from the coding sequence ATGACCAATACCCCCTCTCAGACCTCCGGCGTGCAAATGCTCGAAGTCTCGCCGGAGCTTGCCGGCCAGCGCATCGACAACTTTCTCCGTAACCAGCTCAAGGGTGTGCCCAAGACCTTGATATACCGCATCCTGCGCAAGGGCGAAGTGCGGGTGAACAAGGGGCGGATCAAGCCGGAGTACAAGCTTCAGGCCGGCGATGTGGTGCGGGTGCCGCCGCTTCGGCTGCCTGAGCGCGACGAGGTGGCTCCGGTGGCGCAGGGGCTCCTCGAGCGCCTCGAGGCGGCCATCGTCCATGAAGACAAGGCGCTCATTGTGCTGAACAAGCCTGCCGGCATTGCGGTGCATGGCGGCAGTGGGCTGAGCTTTGGCGTCATCGAGGCGCTGCGTCAGTTGCGACCCGATGCGAAGGAACTGGAGCTGGTGCATCGTCTCGATCGCGATACTTCCGGTCTGCTCATGATTGCCAAGAAGCGCAGCATGCTGCGCCATTTGCACCAGGCGCTTCGGGGCGATGGCGTCGACAAGCGTTACATGGCACTCGTCAGGGGGCGCTGGGAAACGAGCAGGAAGCAAGTCAGCGCACCGCTGTTGAAAAACACCCTGCGCTCGGGCGAGCGGATGGTCGAGGTCACGGAAGAGGGCAAGGAGGCGCTGACGCTTTTCCGCGTGCTGCGTCGCTTCGGTGATTTCGCGACGTTGGTCGAGGCTCGGCCGATCACCGGTCGTACCCACCAGATCCGCGTGCATGCGCTTCACGCAGGGCATGGCATCGCTGGCGACAGCAAATACGGTGATGAGGAATTTTCCCGGGTTATTCGCGACCTGGGTGGCAAGCGCCTGTTTCTGCATGCTTACGCCCTGACGGTGCCGCTGCCTGATGGCGGCGAGCTGCGTCTGGAGGCGCCGGTCGATGAGCTTTGGGCGCGGACGCTGGAGCGGTTGGGTGAATAG
- a CDS encoding S49 family peptidase, whose product MSDEWKEPVNEQKEDRNSWKLLEKTLLAGVQEQRRARRWGIFFKLLTFAYLFVALLIFSPLLQFGDTKRASSGHTAVINVRGMIADEEPASADNIVGALRAAFEDAGTKGVVLRINSPGGSPVQSGYIYDEIRRLRGEYPAVKVYAVITDLGASGAYYIASAADEIYADKSSLVGSIGVTAATFGFVETMDKLGVERRVYTSGEHKAFLDPFQPEKPEETEFWRGVLGTTHRQFIDSVKQGRGDRLQVAEHPELFSGLIWSGEQALELGLIDGLGSTSYVAREVIGEQELMDFTVKDSPLDRFTKKLGASIASQLAMWMGYQGPQLR is encoded by the coding sequence ATGTCGGATGAATGGAAAGAGCCGGTGAACGAACAGAAGGAAGATCGCAACAGCTGGAAGCTGCTTGAGAAGACGCTGCTGGCCGGCGTGCAGGAGCAGCGGCGGGCCCGGCGCTGGGGGATCTTCTTCAAGTTGCTGACGTTCGCCTATCTCTTCGTCGCGCTGCTGATCTTCTCGCCGCTGTTGCAGTTCGGCGACACCAAGCGTGCGAGCAGCGGTCACACGGCAGTCATCAACGTGCGTGGGATGATCGCTGACGAAGAGCCGGCGAGTGCCGACAATATCGTCGGGGCGCTCCGGGCCGCTTTCGAAGACGCCGGCACGAAGGGTGTGGTGCTGCGGATCAACAGTCCGGGCGGCAGTCCAGTGCAGTCAGGCTACATTTACGACGAGATTCGTCGTTTGCGTGGCGAATACCCCGCAGTGAAGGTCTACGCGGTGATCACCGATCTGGGCGCTTCGGGCGCTTATTACATTGCCAGTGCCGCGGACGAAATCTACGCCGACAAGTCGAGCCTGGTCGGATCCATTGGCGTGACCGCGGCGACCTTCGGCTTTGTCGAGACGATGGATAAGCTGGGGGTGGAGCGCCGGGTTTATACGTCGGGCGAGCACAAGGCATTCCTCGATCCCTTCCAGCCTGAAAAACCGGAAGAAACCGAGTTCTGGCGCGGCGTACTCGGCACTACTCATCGCCAGTTCATAGACAGCGTCAAGCAGGGGCGTGGCGATCGGCTGCAGGTCGCCGAGCATCCCGAGCTGTTCTCGGGGCTCATCTGGTCCGGCGAGCAGGCGCTCGAGCTTGGTCTGATCGATGGCCTCGGCAGTACAAGCTACGTGGCGCGTGAAGTGATCGGTGAGCAAGAGCTGATGGATTTCACCGTCAAGGACTCGCCCCTGGATCGATTCACCAAGAAACTCGGTGCCAGCATCGCATCGCAGCTGGCAATGTGGATGGGCTACCAGGGGCCGCAGTTGCGCTAG
- a CDS encoding YceD family protein produces MLKGPIPPHVDPRKLADRAATLKGELQLSELKRLVDPLEDDKGVVRASFDFGRDEQRTLVIHSELDVEVTMICQRCLEPVVLPIHSACDYAVVNEGSSSQHLPKGYDVLEVGEDPLDLLALVEEELLLALPIVPLHDQEVCQPPAGPDEPEPNEDEVSRSNPFSVLAQLKRDPNV; encoded by the coding sequence ATGTTGAAAGGACCAATACCTCCGCACGTTGACCCGCGCAAGCTCGCAGACCGAGCGGCCACCCTGAAGGGTGAGCTGCAACTGTCCGAGCTGAAGCGGCTCGTCGATCCTCTTGAGGACGACAAGGGTGTGGTGCGCGCCAGTTTCGACTTTGGGCGCGACGAGCAGCGGACTCTGGTTATCCATAGCGAGCTGGACGTTGAGGTCACGATGATTTGCCAGCGTTGTCTGGAGCCGGTTGTTCTGCCTATTCACAGCGCATGCGATTATGCCGTGGTGAATGAAGGGTCGAGCAGCCAGCACCTGCCCAAGGGCTACGACGTGCTGGAAGTGGGAGAGGATCCTCTGGATCTGCTGGCGCTGGTTGAAGAGGAGCTTCTGCTCGCTCTTCCGATTGTTCCACTCCATGACCAAGAAGTTTGCCAGCCGCCGGCTGGGCCTGATGAGCCCGAGCCGAATGAGGACGAGGTATCGCGGTCCAACCCGTTCAGCGTACTGGCTCAGTTAAAGCGTGACCCAAACGTTTAG
- a CDS encoding Maf family protein, producing MRRLLLASSSPYRRELLSRLRLTFDCSAPQIDETAQANEPPEQLVRRLASEKARALASTHPDHLIIGSDQVAVLGQRILGKPHTFDRAKQQLRACSGNSVSFLTGLALLDSRASTIEIDCVSFTVHFRSLDDRQIERYLHTEQPYDCAGSFKAEGLGISLFRATEGSDVTSLIGLPLIRLVDMLNNAGIEVP from the coding sequence ATGCGCCGCCTGCTTCTCGCATCCAGCTCCCCGTATCGACGCGAACTGCTCTCGCGACTGCGCCTGACATTTGATTGCAGCGCCCCGCAAATAGATGAAACCGCACAGGCAAACGAGCCCCCGGAACAACTGGTACGCCGACTCGCCAGCGAAAAGGCTCGGGCACTGGCGTCAACTCACCCGGACCACCTGATCATCGGTTCTGACCAGGTCGCGGTGCTCGGGCAACGCATCCTGGGTAAACCTCACACCTTCGACCGGGCGAAGCAGCAATTGCGCGCCTGCAGCGGCAACAGTGTGAGCTTTCTAACCGGACTGGCACTGCTGGACAGCCGCGCCAGCACGATCGAGATCGACTGCGTCAGCTTCACCGTGCATTTCCGGTCGCTGGACGACCGCCAGATCGAGCGCTACCTGCATACTGAACAGCCATACGATTGCGCCGGCAGCTTCAAGGCCGAAGGCCTGGGGATCAGCCTGTTCCGCGCGACCGAAGGATCAGACGTCACCAGCCTGATCGGATTGCCACTGATCCGGCTGGTCGACATGCTGAACAACGCAGGGATCGAAGTACCCTGA
- the fabD gene encoding ACP S-malonyltransferase: protein MSASLAFVFPGQGSQALGMLAEHGAQHSLVIDTFAEASSVLGYDLWALSQQGPEEQLNQTDKTQPAILTASIALWRLWSAEGGAQPAFVAGHSLGEYSALVAAGSLPFADAVKLVELRGQLMQQAVPAGTGGMAAILGLDDADVLAACDEAAQGEVVSAVNFNAPGQVVIAGSAAAVARAIEVCKAKGAKRAMPLPVSVPSHCALMRPAAERFADSVTAAAWQAPGIPLVQNVSAAIVSDLDTLKHDLLAQLYSPVRWVETIVALNAQGVTDLVECGPGKVLSGLNKRCVKGINTYNLDTPEAFAATRGALA, encoded by the coding sequence ATGTCCGCATCACTTGCATTCGTCTTTCCGGGGCAGGGCTCCCAGGCCCTTGGCATGCTTGCCGAGCATGGCGCCCAGCATTCCCTGGTGATCGATACCTTCGCTGAAGCATCGTCCGTGCTCGGCTACGACCTCTGGGCACTCTCCCAGCAGGGCCCCGAGGAGCAACTGAATCAGACCGACAAGACCCAGCCTGCCATCCTCACCGCCTCGATTGCACTCTGGCGTCTGTGGTCGGCCGAGGGTGGGGCACAACCAGCCTTCGTCGCAGGTCACAGTCTGGGTGAGTATTCTGCGCTGGTTGCAGCGGGCAGCCTCCCGTTCGCTGACGCCGTGAAGTTGGTTGAGTTGCGGGGCCAGCTCATGCAGCAAGCCGTTCCGGCTGGTACTGGCGGTATGGCGGCGATCCTTGGTCTGGACGATGCCGATGTGCTGGCGGCCTGTGACGAAGCGGCGCAGGGCGAAGTCGTCAGCGCCGTCAATTTCAATGCGCCTGGCCAGGTCGTGATCGCCGGTAGCGCCGCCGCCGTGGCGCGAGCCATCGAGGTCTGCAAGGCCAAGGGCGCCAAGCGCGCGATGCCGCTGCCCGTCAGCGTGCCGTCACATTGTGCGCTGATGCGCCCGGCGGCCGAGCGCTTCGCGGACTCCGTCACGGCGGCCGCGTGGCAGGCGCCTGGGATTCCGTTGGTCCAGAATGTCAGTGCGGCGATCGTATCGGACCTCGATACGCTCAAGCATGATCTCCTGGCTCAGCTCTACAGCCCGGTTCGCTGGGTCGAGACCATTGTCGCGTTGAATGCCCAGGGCGTGACCGATTTGGTCGAATGCGGTCCGGGCAAGGTGCTGTCCGGTCTCAACAAGCGCTGCGTCAAGGGCATCAACACCTACAATCTGGACACCCCAGAAGCCTTTGCCGCCACTCGTGGCGCATTGGCCTGA
- the plsX gene encoding phosphate acyltransferase PlsX: protein MSAPIIAIDAMGGDFGPHCIVPASLHCLAEVPSLHLALVGQSSVLEEIIARHRVVDRARLTIVDADEVIGMDERPTQALRGKPRSSMRVALELVRDGQAQACVSAGNTGALMALARHVLKTLPGVDRPAMTTAIPTLDGACLLLDLGANVDCTAEQLYQFAVMGSVAAQSLGIEQPRVSLLNVGTEDIKGNQQVKAAAALLQQAGDINYCGFVEGDGLFRGETDVAVCDGFVGNILLKSSEGLAHMVGLRVEALFRRSLVSRLVGALALPLLRQLRSDLRPAQYNGASFLGLQGIVVKSHGSAGSEGFRSAILRAAHDVERNLPELLHSRLEQLLVTNRSQDGAGDVTTTGGSSSN, encoded by the coding sequence TTGTCTGCTCCGATCATAGCGATCGATGCAATGGGTGGGGATTTCGGTCCCCACTGCATTGTTCCGGCCAGTCTCCACTGTCTGGCTGAAGTCCCCTCGCTGCATCTGGCCCTGGTTGGCCAATCCTCTGTTCTCGAAGAAATCATTGCCCGCCACCGGGTTGTGGATCGCGCTCGCCTGACGATTGTCGATGCCGATGAAGTGATCGGGATGGATGAGCGTCCGACGCAGGCCTTGCGTGGCAAGCCGCGCTCCTCCATGCGCGTCGCCCTGGAATTGGTGCGCGACGGTCAGGCCCAGGCATGCGTCAGCGCTGGCAATACGGGCGCCTTGATGGCGCTTGCCCGCCATGTACTGAAGACGTTGCCGGGGGTCGACCGGCCGGCCATGACCACGGCTATCCCTACGCTCGATGGTGCGTGCCTGCTGCTTGATCTTGGCGCAAACGTGGATTGTACGGCCGAACAGCTCTACCAGTTCGCGGTGATGGGGTCCGTTGCAGCGCAGAGCCTCGGTATCGAGCAGCCGCGCGTCTCGTTGCTCAATGTCGGCACCGAAGACATCAAGGGAAACCAGCAGGTCAAGGCGGCTGCCGCGCTTCTGCAGCAGGCAGGCGACATCAACTACTGCGGCTTCGTCGAGGGCGACGGGCTGTTTCGCGGTGAGACGGATGTGGCGGTGTGCGATGGCTTCGTCGGCAATATCCTGCTCAAGTCCAGTGAAGGTTTGGCGCATATGGTCGGCTTGCGCGTCGAGGCTCTTTTTCGCCGGTCACTGGTTTCGCGCCTCGTGGGCGCGCTGGCCCTGCCATTATTGCGGCAGCTGCGCAGCGATCTGAGGCCTGCGCAATACAATGGCGCGAGCTTTCTCGGGCTCCAGGGTATTGTCGTGAAAAGTCACGGCAGTGCAGGTTCCGAGGGTTTCCGATCGGCTATCCTGCGCGCAGCTCATGACGTGGAGCGCAATCTGCCGGAGCTGCTGCATAGCCGCCTCGAGCAGCTACTCGTGACCAATCGGTCGCAAGACGGCGCCGGTGATGTGACCACCACCGGCGGGTCGTCATCCAACTGA
- the fabG gene encoding 3-oxoacyl-ACP reductase FabG yields MNLQGKVALVTGASRGIGQAIALELGRQGAIVIGTATSSSGAERIAETLKENGIEGAGLVLDVTSDESVATTLEHIQQHLGQPAILVNNAGITRDNLMLRMKDDEWHDVINTNLSSLYRLTKGVLRGMTKARWGRIISIGSVVGAMGNAGQVNYAAAKAGLEGFSRALAREVGSRGITVNAVAPGFIDTDMTRELPEAQRDALLGQIPLGRLGQAEEIAKVVAFLASDGAAYVTGATVPVNGGMYMS; encoded by the coding sequence ATGAATCTGCAAGGCAAGGTTGCCCTGGTAACAGGCGCAAGCCGAGGTATCGGTCAGGCCATCGCGCTGGAGCTTGGTCGTCAGGGCGCTATCGTGATTGGCACGGCCACGTCCTCCTCGGGTGCCGAGCGCATCGCCGAGACGCTCAAGGAAAACGGTATTGAAGGCGCCGGGCTTGTACTGGATGTCACCAGTGACGAATCCGTGGCCACCACGCTGGAACACATCCAGCAACACCTCGGCCAGCCGGCTATCCTGGTGAACAATGCGGGCATCACTCGCGACAATCTGATGCTGCGGATGAAAGACGATGAATGGCATGATGTCATCAACACCAATCTCAGCAGCCTGTACCGCCTGACCAAGGGCGTCCTGCGTGGCATGACCAAGGCCCGTTGGGGACGAATTATCAGTATCGGTTCCGTGGTAGGTGCCATGGGTAACGCTGGGCAGGTAAACTACGCCGCAGCCAAGGCCGGACTCGAGGGGTTCAGCCGTGCGCTGGCCCGTGAAGTCGGCTCGCGCGGTATTACAGTCAACGCCGTGGCGCCGGGCTTCATCGATACAGACATGACGCGTGAGCTGCCAGAGGCTCAGCGTGACGCTTTGCTGGGACAGATCCCGTTGGGTCGTCTTGGTCAGGCGGAAGAGATTGCCAAGGTCGTCGCTTTCCTGGCTTCTGACGGCGCCGCCTATGTCACTGGAGCCACGGTTCCGGTGAACGGCGGTATGTACATGAGCTAA
- the rne gene encoding ribonuclease E yields the protein MKRMLINATQPEELRVALVDGQRLFDLDIESGAREQKKANIYKGKITRVEPSLEAAFVDFGADRHGFLPLKEISREYFKKAPEGRVNIKEVLSEGQEVIVQVEKEERGNKGAALTTFISLAGRYLVLMPNNPRAGGISRRIEGEERNELREALNGLDIPADMGLIVRTAGLGRSSEEMQWDLDYLLQLWSAVKEASQDRPAPFLIYQESNVIIRAIRDYLRQDIGEVLIDSVEAQNEALSFIQQVMPQYASKIKLYEDSVPLFNRFQIESQIETAFQREVKLPSGGSIVIDPTEALVSIDINSARATKGGDIEETALQTNLEAAEEIARQLRLRDIGGLIVIDFIDMTPAKNQRAVEEKVREALEADRARIQVGRISRFGLLEMSRQRLRPSLGETSGIVCPRCNGQGIIRDVESLSLAILRLIEEEALKDRTAEVRARVPFQVAAFLLNEKRNAITKIELRTRARIFILPDDHLETPHFEVQRLRDDSPEIIAGQASYEMSPTEVEEAQPVSSTRTLVRQEAAVKTAPPRTAPAPTPTAAPVEAAAPAIQEPSLFKGLVKSLVGLFAGKQEAPAAEVQKKPAASTRPQRNDERRSGRQQNRRRDSRSNRDEERKPREERAPREERAPREERPAREERQPRAPREERKPREAREPREPVELNDSPAPQPQPRRERTPREDRQPREERKRELRAPLDEPAQIVPAAAISEEITERKPRPPREERKPRVEQSVDTEELQQNDAEQIAQDDQESTEGSDRPRRRSRGQRRRSNRRDRQRDANGNEIGDEAESSTAEVSESNAPVKSEQVAIAATAAALAANTADTDTTLPAAQPANATEDTPVVAQPTETVNETVVQAQATEPADALVAPSAEAEAEVEAAAPLAEPTPAPQEASQPEAPAVEREVVEPAAVPAAEQPAPAPAEPAAPALTASGRAPNDPREVRRRRLEQERLAKEAAEAEAKAAAEAKASAEAQALAEPASPEIVVSEPAVEAPVEQPVVTASDDQQAVEPAAEPHTAEPEAEPVLAETVQPEVEPTKPTADAEPEAADQTAEQDDVAKRQN from the coding sequence ATGAAAAGAATGCTAATTAACGCAACTCAACCCGAAGAGTTGCGTGTCGCACTGGTTGACGGCCAGCGCCTGTTCGATCTCGATATCGAATCCGGCGCCCGTGAACAGAAGAAAGCCAACATCTACAAAGGCAAGATCACCCGCGTCGAGCCCAGCCTCGAAGCCGCGTTCGTGGATTTCGGCGCCGACCGCCACGGCTTTCTCCCCCTCAAGGAAATCTCCCGCGAGTACTTCAAGAAGGCCCCTGAAGGCCGGGTCAATATCAAGGAAGTACTGAGCGAAGGCCAGGAAGTCATCGTCCAGGTCGAGAAGGAAGAACGTGGCAACAAGGGCGCAGCCCTGACCACCTTCATCAGCCTCGCAGGCCGCTACCTCGTGCTGATGCCGAACAACCCGCGCGCGGGTGGCATCTCCCGCCGTATCGAAGGCGAAGAACGCAACGAACTGCGTGAGGCTTTGAACGGCCTCGATATCCCCGCCGACATGGGGCTGATCGTCCGCACCGCCGGTCTCGGTCGCTCCAGCGAAGAAATGCAATGGGACCTGGACTACCTGCTGCAGCTCTGGAGCGCAGTCAAGGAAGCCTCGCAGGACCGCCCCGCGCCCTTCCTGATCTACCAGGAATCCAATGTCATCATCCGCGCCATTCGCGACTACCTGCGCCAGGACATCGGCGAAGTACTGATCGACAGCGTCGAGGCCCAGAACGAAGCCCTTTCCTTCATCCAGCAGGTCATGCCGCAGTACGCCAGCAAGATCAAGCTGTACGAAGACAGCGTGCCGCTGTTCAATCGTTTCCAGATCGAAAGCCAGATCGAAACGGCCTTCCAGCGTGAAGTGAAGCTGCCGTCCGGTGGTTCGATCGTCATCGACCCGACCGAAGCCCTGGTCTCGATCGACATCAACTCGGCACGCGCCACCAAGGGCGGCGACATCGAGGAAACCGCACTGCAGACCAACCTGGAAGCGGCCGAGGAAATCGCCCGCCAGCTGCGTCTGCGGGACATCGGCGGCCTGATCGTCATCGACTTCATCGACATGACGCCGGCGAAGAACCAGCGCGCCGTCGAAGAAAAGGTCCGTGAGGCACTCGAAGCCGACCGCGCCCGCATTCAAGTTGGCCGCATCTCGCGCTTCGGCCTTCTGGAAATGTCGCGGCAACGCCTGCGCCCATCGCTCGGCGAAACCAGTGGCATCGTCTGCCCGCGCTGTAACGGTCAGGGCATCATTCGTGACGTCGAGTCGCTATCCCTGGCAATCCTGCGCCTGATCGAGGAAGAAGCCCTCAAGGACCGCACCGCCGAGGTCCGGGCGCGCGTACCCTTCCAGGTCGCCGCGTTCCTGCTCAACGAAAAGCGCAACGCCATCACCAAGATCGAACTGCGCACCCGCGCGCGCATCTTCATCCTGCCGGACGATCATCTGGAAACGCCGCACTTTGAAGTGCAACGTCTTCGCGATGACAGCCCGGAGATCATCGCCGGTCAGGCCAGCTATGAAATGAGCCCGACCGAAGTCGAGGAAGCCCAACCGGTCAGCTCCACTCGCACGCTGGTTCGTCAGGAAGCCGCCGTGAAAACAGCGCCCCCACGGACCGCCCCCGCACCGACCCCGACCGCCGCGCCAGTCGAAGCCGCCGCGCCCGCAATCCAGGAGCCGAGCCTGTTCAAAGGTCTGGTCAAGTCCCTGGTTGGCCTGTTCGCCGGCAAGCAGGAAGCACCGGCCGCCGAAGTCCAGAAGAAACCCGCGGCGAGCACTCGTCCTCAGCGCAACGATGAGCGTCGCAGCGGTCGCCAGCAAAATCGCCGCCGTGACTCACGCAGTAACCGCGACGAAGAGCGCAAGCCACGCGAGGAGCGTGCGCCACGCGAAGAACGCGCCCCACGTGAAGAGCGCCCGGCCCGCGAAGAGCGTCAGCCGCGTGCCCCGCGCGAAGAGCGCAAGCCACGCGAAGCCCGAGAGCCTCGCGAGCCGGTCGAACTCAACGACAGCCCGGCGCCGCAACCGCAACCACGCCGTGAACGCACGCCTCGTGAAGACCGTCAGCCCCGCGAAGAGCGTAAGCGCGAACTGCGCGCACCGCTCGATGAGCCCGCCCAGATCGTGCCGGCTGCCGCGATCAGCGAGGAAATTACCGAGCGCAAACCGCGCCCGCCTCGCGAAGAGCGCAAACCTCGCGTCGAGCAAAGCGTAGACACGGAAGAACTGCAGCAGAACGATGCGGAGCAAATCGCCCAGGACGACCAGGAATCGACCGAAGGCAGCGATCGCCCACGTCGCCGCTCCCGTGGTCAGCGTCGCCGCAGTAACCGCCGTGATCGTCAGCGTGATGCCAACGGCAACGAGATCGGTGACGAAGCCGAGAGCTCCACTGCCGAAGTCAGCGAAAGCAATGCACCGGTGAAATCCGAGCAGGTCGCCATTGCCGCGACAGCTGCCGCCCTGGCGGCGAACACGGCAGATACCGACACAACGCTTCCGGCGGCGCAGCCAGCGAACGCGACCGAGGACACGCCGGTCGTTGCGCAGCCCACCGAAACTGTCAACGAAACCGTTGTGCAAGCGCAGGCCACCGAGCCGGCCGACGCGCTCGTAGCGCCGTCAGCGGAAGCGGAAGCCGAAGTCGAAGCCGCTGCTCCGTTGGCCGAGCCGACCCCTGCCCCGCAGGAAGCCAGTCAGCCAGAAGCGCCTGCGGTAGAGCGCGAGGTCGTAGAACCCGCTGCCGTTCCTGCCGCCGAGCAACCCGCTCCCGCTCCGGCCGAGCCAGCCGCCCCGGCGCTGACCGCTAGCGGCCGCGCACCTAACGACCCACGCGAAGTGCGTCGTCGCCGCCTCGAGCAGGAGCGCCTGGCCAAGGAAGCAGCCGAAGCTGAAGCGAAAGCCGCTGCTGAGGCGAAGGCGTCCGCTGAAGCACAGGCCCTGGCAGAGCCGGCCAGTCCGGAAATCGTGGTCAGCGAACCAGCGGTCGAGGCACCGGTCGAGCAACCGGTCGTCACCGCCAGCGATGACCAGCAGGCTGTTGAACCGGCCGCTGAGCCACACACGGCCGAACCAGAAGCCGAGCCGGTCCTCGCCGAAACGGTCCAGCCCGAGGTAGAGCCGACCAAGCCCACCGCGGACGCCGAGCCCGAGGCCGCTGACCAAACGGCTGAGCAGGATGACGTCGCCAAGCGTCAAAACTGA
- a CDS encoding HAD-IA family hydrolase — protein sequence MNRYELLIFDWDGTLVDSIDRIVQSISVAAARCALPPLDERAIKGIIGLGLPEAIAALYPHVTDVGTAEAFRRAYADHYLSLEAEPSALYPGVAQALQQFRDQGHLLAVATGKGRRGLDRVLQGQGWTDFFDVTRCADETASKPDPLMIHEILAHCGVGPERALMIGDSVFDLEMARRAGVDSVAVSYGAQPLEVLQACSPSMTINRFSELGDWLRSARTAEVVAYVG from the coding sequence GTGAATAGGTATGAGCTGCTGATCTTCGACTGGGATGGAACCCTGGTGGATTCCATCGACCGTATCGTCCAGTCCATTTCTGTCGCGGCCGCCCGCTGTGCGCTGCCGCCGCTCGATGAAAGGGCGATAAAGGGCATCATCGGGTTGGGGTTGCCCGAGGCGATTGCAGCGTTGTATCCCCATGTCACGGATGTGGGGACCGCTGAGGCCTTCCGTCGTGCCTATGCCGACCACTATTTGTCGCTCGAGGCCGAGCCCTCGGCGCTTTATCCGGGGGTCGCCCAGGCGTTGCAGCAATTTCGTGATCAGGGGCATCTGCTTGCCGTTGCGACCGGAAAGGGGCGTCGTGGGCTGGACCGAGTGCTGCAAGGGCAGGGGTGGACCGATTTTTTCGATGTGACCCGTTGCGCAGATGAAACCGCCAGCAAGCCTGATCCGTTGATGATTCATGAAATCCTGGCACATTGCGGGGTCGGCCCCGAGCGGGCCCTGATGATCGGGGACTCGGTGTTCGATCTCGAGATGGCCCGGCGCGCGGGCGTCGACAGCGTTGCGGTCTCCTATGGTGCGCAGCCGCTCGAGGTGCTGCAGGCATGCTCGCCGAGCATGACCATCAATCGTTTTTCGGAGCTTGGCGATTGGCTGCGCTCCGCTCGTACAGCTGAGGTCGTTGCGTATGTCGGATGA
- the rpmF gene encoding 50S ribosomal protein L32, translated as MAVQQNKKSRSARDMRRSHDALEPNALSVEKSTGEVHLRHHVSPEGFYRGRKVIDKGADE; from the coding sequence ATGGCTGTTCAGCAGAACAAAAAATCCCGTTCCGCCCGTGACATGCGTCGTTCGCACGACGCGCTCGAGCCGAACGCCCTGTCCGTGGAAAAGAGCACTGGCGAAGTACACCTGCGCCACCACGTTTCCCCGGAAGGTTTCTACCGTGGTCGTAAAGTGATCGACAAGGGCGCTGACGAGTAA